The DNA window ACTTCGCTAAATTTCCCCAGCGGTTCGATTCTTTCACAATTTTGCAGCAGTTCGGGCGGCGGATACAAGGTAGGATTATCGCGAGTTTTAGCAGACATTAACTTCAGAGCTTCTTGATTTACTGTAGGAAAGTTAAGTCGCTCGCAAACAAAGGCAGCCACTTCCGGTTTTAGCATAAAATTTATCCAAGCATAGGCAGCATCGGGATTGGGAGCAGTTTTGGGAATCGCCATCGTATCCGTCCACACAGAAGTACCGCTCTTAGGAATAAGATATTGCAAGTCGGGGTTTTCTTTGGCCACATTTACAGCATCTGCGGAATAACCCATCGCCAGCAGCAAATCTCCAGCCAATAATTGCTCTCGCCAAGCGTCTGTTGTAAAAGATGCGATCGCACTTTTGATATCCTTTAATTTTTGGTAAGCTTGTTGCAGTTCTTCAGCATTTGTCGAATTGTAAGAATAACCCAGCATTCGCAAAGTAGCACCCATCACTTCTCGCACATCATTAACTAACGTTATGCGTCGATAAAGTAGCTGCTGATTCTCCCAAAGATAAGCCCAATCTTCGGGAGCTTGTTTGAGTTTTTTGCTATTATAAATTAAGCCAGTAGTTCCCCAGGCGATCGGTACGCTATAACTGTTATTCGGGTCGTAAGCTGGATTTTGGAACTGCGGCGACAAAATTTCCCAAGCTTCGATGCGGTTGCGATCCAATTTTGTCAGCATCCCCAATTCCAACATTTGGCGAACCATGTAGTCAGAGGGGTAAAGTACACTGTAAGCCCGACCGCCTCCTGCCTGCATTTTAGCCAACATAGTCTCGTTGGAATCATAGACATCTGCCACTACTTTAATACCAGTTTCAGCAGTAAATCTGCGTAACAGCTTGCGATCGAGATAAGTAGAAAAACTGTAAATATATAAAATATCAGAATTTTTTGATGGGGTGGGTGTCGGTCTCACCTCACCTAGAGTCCATCCACAACCAGAAAGGAGCAATCCTGAAAATGACGCTGCCGTTTTTAAGAAGCGACGTCTGTTTGGATATAGCTTAAATTTTTTAACCTCCCCGCTCATTTACTAAAATCCATTTTCACAACAACTTTTGGCTTTTGATTTTTTAGCTACTGGTTAACTGAGTCCAATAGCGATCGTAAACATCATTAAATTTACCTAACGGTTCAACTCTTTCACACTTTTCTAACACTTTTGCAGATGGATATAAATTAGGATTATTGCGATTTTTGGGCGATAATTGCTTAATAGCCGATTGATTGGGTGTAGCAAAATTCAGTCGATCGCAAACAGACGCAGCTACAGCAGGTTGTAACATAAAATCTATCCAAGCAT is part of the Aerosakkonema funiforme FACHB-1375 genome and encodes:
- a CDS encoding ABC transporter substrate-binding protein; this translates as MSGEVKKFKLYPNRRRFLKTAASFSGLLLSGCGWTLGEVRPTPTPSKNSDILYIYSFSTYLDRKLLRRFTAETGIKVVADVYDSNETMLAKMQAGGGRAYSVLYPSDYMVRQMLELGMLTKLDRNRIEAWEILSPQFQNPAYDPNNSYSVPIAWGTTGLIYNSKKLKQAPEDWAYLWENQQLLYRRITLVNDVREVMGATLRMLGYSYNSTNAEELQQAYQKLKDIKSAIASFTTDAWREQLLAGDLLLAMGYSADAVNVAKENPDLQYLIPKSGTSVWTDTMAIPKTAPNPDAAYAWINFMLKPEVAAFVCERLNFPTVNQEALKLMSAKTRDNPTLYPPPELLQNCERIEPLGKFSEVFDRYWTQLTSS